In Streptomyces nodosus, one DNA window encodes the following:
- the trpC gene encoding indole-3-glycerol phosphate synthase TrpC, with product MSVLDEIIDGVRADLAERQARVSLDELKERAAKAPAAKDGVAALRGDGVKVICEVKRSSPSKGALAAIADPAGLAADYEAGGAAVISVLTERRRFGGSLADLEAVRARVDIPVLRKDFIVTSYQLWEARAYGADLALLIVAALDQPALESLVERAESIGLTPLVEVHDEEEVERAVQAGAKVIGVNARNLKTLEVDRSTFERVAPEIPERIVKVAESGVRGPHDLIAYANTGADAVLVGESLVTGRDPKTAVADLVAAGAHPALRHGRD from the coding sequence GTGAGTGTGCTCGACGAGATCATCGACGGAGTCCGGGCCGACCTCGCGGAGCGGCAGGCGCGCGTCAGCCTCGACGAGCTCAAGGAGCGCGCGGCGAAGGCCCCCGCGGCCAAGGACGGCGTCGCCGCGCTGCGCGGCGACGGGGTCAAGGTGATCTGTGAGGTCAAGCGGTCCAGCCCCTCCAAGGGCGCGCTCGCCGCGATCGCCGACCCGGCCGGGCTCGCCGCGGACTACGAGGCGGGCGGCGCGGCCGTCATCTCCGTACTGACCGAGCGCCGCCGCTTCGGCGGCTCACTGGCCGACCTGGAGGCCGTGCGGGCCCGGGTCGACATCCCGGTGCTGCGCAAGGACTTCATCGTCACCTCCTACCAGCTCTGGGAGGCCCGTGCGTACGGGGCCGACCTCGCGCTGCTGATCGTCGCCGCCCTGGACCAGCCCGCCCTGGAGTCCCTGGTCGAGCGCGCCGAGTCCATCGGCCTCACGCCGCTCGTCGAGGTGCACGACGAGGAGGAGGTGGAGCGCGCGGTCCAGGCCGGTGCCAAGGTGATCGGCGTCAATGCGCGCAACCTCAAGACCCTGGAGGTGGACCGCTCCACCTTCGAGCGGGTCGCCCCCGAGATCCCCGAGCGGATCGTGAAGGTCGCCGAGTCCGGGGTGCGCGGGCCGCACGATCTGATCGCCTATGCCAACACGGGCGCCGACGCGGTGCTGGTGGGCGAGTCGCTGGTCACCGGACGCGACCCGAAGACCGCGGTCGCCGACCTGGTGGCGGCGGGTGCTCACCCGGCGCTGCGGCACGGGCGGGACTGA
- a CDS encoding DUF2752 domain-containing protein — MPRVNPESFGGTPPRTDVRAGAVLRRTAVPAGVLAAVVAAFAYVGAVDPNEPGHYPACPLLRFTGVYCPGCGGLRSAHAFVHGDLLTALQDNALAAVGYPLFALVWILWTVRAVRGRPLRIDLGPVHLWSLGALLLIFTVVRNLPFGGWLHP; from the coding sequence ATGCCTCGCGTGAACCCCGAATCCTTCGGCGGGACGCCGCCCCGTACGGACGTCCGGGCGGGTGCCGTCCTGCGGCGGACCGCCGTGCCCGCCGGTGTGCTCGCGGCCGTCGTCGCCGCCTTCGCGTACGTCGGTGCGGTGGACCCCAACGAACCCGGCCACTATCCGGCCTGTCCGCTGCTGCGCTTCACCGGTGTCTACTGCCCGGGCTGCGGGGGACTGCGCAGCGCCCACGCCTTTGTGCACGGGGACCTTCTGACGGCGCTTCAGGACAACGCCCTGGCGGCCGTCGGCTATCCGCTCTTCGCGCTGGTGTGGATCCTCTGGACGGTCCGCGCGGTCCGCGGCCGGCCCTTGCGGATCGACCTCGGGCCGGTGCACCTGTGGAGCCTGGGAGCGCTGCTGCTGATCTTCACGGTTGTCCGGAACCTGCCGTTCGGTGGCTGGTTGCATCCTTGA
- the trpM gene encoding tryptophan biosynthesis modulator TrpM → MTLPTTVTAKDPYARLARGCRPRGCRAPARRVHGRRVRYVIGDEPGQVNGMRWRRPRARRSPGAS, encoded by the coding sequence ATGACGCTTCCGACCACCGTGACGGCCAAGGACCCGTACGCCCGGCTCGCCCGCGGCTGCCGGCCCCGAGGCTGCCGTGCGCCCGCACGGCGGGTGCACGGGCGGCGGGTGCGCTATGTCATCGGTGACGAGCCCGGCCAGGTCAACGGCATGCGATGGCGTCGCCCGCGTGCGCGCCGGTCACCCGGGGCGAGCTGA
- a CDS encoding HGxxPAAW family protein encodes MAGNNHGHTPAAWTGVIIAFIGFCVAGAFTVMAQPIGFWAGLVIILLGGVVGGIMRQMGLGQPRTLHATESASADS; translated from the coding sequence ATGGCGGGCAACAACCACGGTCACACCCCGGCCGCCTGGACCGGTGTCATCATCGCCTTCATCGGTTTCTGTGTCGCGGGCGCATTCACCGTGATGGCTCAGCCCATCGGCTTCTGGGCGGGCCTGGTGATCATCCTCCTCGGTGGCGTCGTCGGCGGCATCATGAGGCAGATGGGCCTCGGCCAGCCCCGGACGCTGCACGCGACGGAGAGCGCGTCCGCGGACAGCTGA
- the hisI gene encoding phosphoribosyl-AMP cyclohydrolase — translation MTGTPPPSRPSGLAPEIAARLKRGADGLFPAIAQQYDTGEVLMLGWMDDEALHRTLTTGRCTYWSRSRREYWVKGDTSGHVQHVRSVALDCDADTVLVRVDQVGAACHTGDRTCFDADVLLGDAVAPGGTHAAAGRAAADQ, via the coding sequence ATGACCGGTACGCCTCCGCCCAGCAGGCCCAGCGGCCTGGCCCCCGAGATCGCGGCGCGCCTCAAGCGCGGCGCCGACGGGCTGTTCCCCGCGATCGCCCAGCAGTACGACACCGGTGAGGTGCTGATGCTCGGCTGGATGGACGACGAGGCGCTGCACCGCACCCTCACCACCGGGCGGTGCACCTACTGGTCGCGCAGCCGCCGGGAGTACTGGGTCAAGGGCGACACCTCCGGTCATGTCCAGCACGTCAGGTCGGTGGCCCTGGACTGCGACGCGGACACCGTGCTGGTCCGGGTCGACCAGGTCGGCGCCGCCTGCCACACCGGGGACCGCACCTGTTTCGACGCCGATGTGCTCCTCGGGGACGCCGTCGCGCCCGGCGGGACCCATGCGGCAGCCGGCCGGGCCGCCGCGGATCAGTAG
- a CDS encoding anthranilate synthase component I produces the protein MDLETFRKLATDRRVIPVTRKLLADGDTPVALYRKLAGERPGTFLLESAENGRSWSRYSFVGVRSAATLTERDGRTHWLGTPPVGVPVDGDPLAALRATVEALHTPHQEGLPPFTGGMVGYLGYDIVRRLEKIGPGDHDELRLPELTMLLTSDLAVMDHWEGSVLLIANAINHNDLDTGVDQAYADAVARLDAMEADLSRSVAQPPAVLPPSELPPYTARWGGADFRAAVEDVKERIRAGEAFQVVPSQRFRTPCTASALDVYRVLRATNPSPYMYLLRFDGFDVVGSSPEALVKVEDGRAMVHPIAGTRHRGATPREDQALADELLADPKERAEHLMLVDLGRNDLGRVCEPGSVEVVDFMSVERYSHVMHIVSTVTGRVAEGRTAFDVLTACFPAGTLSGAPKPRAMQIIDELEPSRRGLYGGCVGYLDFAGDSDTAIAIRTALLREGTAYVQAGAGIVADSDPVAEDQECRNKAAAVLRAVHTANRLGGPGQG, from the coding sequence ATGGACCTCGAGACGTTCCGCAAGCTGGCCACCGACCGTCGGGTCATCCCGGTCACCCGCAAGCTCCTCGCCGACGGCGACACCCCCGTCGCGCTCTACCGCAAGCTCGCCGGGGAGCGCCCCGGCACCTTTCTGCTGGAGTCCGCGGAGAACGGCCGCTCCTGGTCCCGCTACTCCTTCGTCGGGGTGCGCTCCGCCGCCACCCTGACCGAGCGCGACGGCCGGACCCACTGGCTCGGCACCCCGCCCGTCGGTGTCCCGGTGGACGGCGACCCGCTGGCCGCGCTCAGGGCCACCGTCGAGGCGCTGCACACCCCCCACCAGGAGGGCCTGCCGCCCTTCACCGGCGGCATGGTCGGCTATCTCGGCTACGACATCGTGCGCCGCCTGGAGAAGATCGGCCCCGGCGACCACGACGAGCTGCGCCTCCCCGAGCTGACCATGCTCCTCACCAGCGACCTCGCGGTCATGGACCACTGGGAGGGCTCGGTCCTGCTGATCGCCAACGCGATCAACCACAACGACCTCGACACGGGCGTCGACCAGGCCTACGCGGACGCCGTGGCCCGCCTAGACGCGATGGAGGCCGATCTGTCCCGTTCGGTCGCCCAGCCGCCCGCCGTCCTCCCGCCGTCGGAACTGCCCCCGTACACGGCGCGATGGGGCGGCGCGGACTTCCGGGCGGCCGTCGAGGACGTCAAGGAGCGCATCCGCGCGGGCGAGGCCTTCCAGGTCGTGCCCTCGCAGCGCTTCCGGACGCCGTGCACGGCGAGCGCCCTGGACGTCTACCGGGTGCTGCGGGCCACCAACCCGTCCCCGTACATGTATCTGCTGCGGTTCGACGGCTTCGACGTCGTCGGATCCAGCCCCGAAGCCCTGGTGAAGGTCGAGGACGGCCGGGCCATGGTGCACCCCATCGCGGGCACCCGGCACCGTGGCGCCACCCCCCGCGAGGACCAGGCCCTCGCCGATGAGCTGCTCGCCGACCCCAAGGAACGCGCCGAGCACCTGATGCTCGTCGACCTGGGCCGCAACGACCTGGGACGGGTCTGCGAGCCGGGCTCCGTCGAGGTCGTCGACTTCATGTCCGTGGAGCGGTACTCGCATGTGATGCACATCGTCTCGACCGTGACCGGCCGGGTCGCCGAGGGGCGCACCGCCTTCGACGTGCTGACCGCCTGCTTCCCGGCCGGCACGCTGTCCGGTGCGCCCAAGCCGCGCGCGATGCAGATCATCGACGAACTGGAGCCGTCCCGGCGCGGGTTGTACGGCGGCTGCGTCGGCTACCTCGACTTCGCGGGCGACTCCGACACCGCCATCGCCATCCGCACCGCGCTGCTGCGCGAGGGCACGGCGTACGTCCAGGCCGGAGCGGGCATCGTCGCCGACTCCGACCCGGTCGCCGAGGACCAGGAGTGCCGCAACAAGGCCGCGGCGGTGCTGCGGGCGGTGCACACGGCGAACCGTCTCGGCGGCCCGGGCCAGGGATGA
- a CDS encoding TIGR02234 family membrane protein, whose protein sequence is MEYVTALPHPRSEAPVPVRSGRRSLALALLCGALGAAVALLASRQGWSSGTVAVAGGAFPLTATGSEVTGVPAALAIVGLAALVAVLAVRGAGRLLVAGLLALSGAGTVAAALLGSGNGSALDEKAARAAGDTAATATALTHTAWPYVAALGGALILLAGLLALRYSRLWPAMSGRYERDGTPRPRKARPVDPDRPEDLWKALDRGEDPTGA, encoded by the coding sequence GTGGAGTACGTGACTGCCCTACCTCACCCCCGATCCGAGGCCCCCGTACCCGTCAGGTCCGGCCGCCGCAGCCTCGCCCTCGCCCTGCTGTGCGGGGCCCTCGGTGCGGCCGTGGCGCTGCTCGCCTCCCGTCAGGGCTGGTCGTCGGGGACCGTCGCGGTGGCCGGCGGCGCCTTCCCGCTGACCGCCACGGGCAGCGAGGTCACGGGCGTTCCCGCGGCCCTCGCCATAGTCGGCCTCGCCGCACTGGTCGCCGTCCTCGCGGTCCGCGGGGCCGGACGCCTGCTGGTCGCCGGGCTGCTCGCGCTCTCCGGAGCGGGCACCGTCGCCGCGGCCCTCCTCGGGTCCGGGAACGGCTCGGCGCTCGACGAGAAGGCGGCACGGGCGGCCGGTGACACCGCGGCGACCGCCACCGCGCTCACCCACACCGCCTGGCCCTATGTCGCCGCTCTCGGCGGTGCGCTGATCCTGCTCGCCGGCCTGCTCGCGCTGCGCTACAGCCGGCTGTGGCCGGCGATGTCGGGCCGTTACGAGCGCGACGGCACCCCCCGCCCGCGCAAGGCCAGGCCCGTCGACCCCGACCGGCCCGAGGACCTGTGGAAGGCGCTCGACCGGGGCGAGGACCCCACCGGAGCCTGA
- the trpB gene encoding tryptophan synthase subunit beta gives MPSEFFLPDPEGQVPSAEGYFGAFGGKFIPEALVAAVDEVAVEYDKAKADPEFARELDELLVHYTGRPSALTEVPRFAEHAGGARVFLKREDLNHTGSHKINNVLGQALLTRRMGKTRVIAETGAGQHGVATATACALFGLDCTIYMGEVDTRRQALNVARMRMLGAEVVAVKSGSRTLKDAINEAFRDWVANVDRTHYLFGTVAGPHPFPAMVRDFHRVIGVEARRQLLERAGRLPDAAVACVGGGSNAIGLFHAFIPDASVRLIGCEPAGHGIETGEHAATLTAGEPGILHGSRSYVLQDEEGQITEPYSISAGLDYPGIGPEHAYLKDSGRGEYRAVTDDAAMAALRLLSRTEGIIPAIESAHALAGALEVGRELGEDGLIVVNLSGRGDKDMDTAARYFGLYDTDAAVAADADSDTAEIEGDAK, from the coding sequence ATGCCCAGCGAGTTCTTCCTTCCCGACCCGGAGGGTCAGGTCCCCAGCGCCGAGGGGTACTTCGGCGCGTTCGGCGGCAAGTTCATCCCGGAGGCCCTGGTGGCCGCCGTGGACGAGGTCGCCGTCGAGTACGACAAGGCCAAGGCCGACCCCGAGTTCGCGCGCGAGCTCGATGAACTGCTCGTCCACTACACCGGGCGGCCGAGCGCCCTCACCGAGGTGCCGCGGTTCGCCGAACACGCCGGTGGCGCCCGGGTGTTCCTCAAGCGCGAGGACCTCAACCACACCGGCTCCCACAAGATCAACAATGTGCTCGGCCAGGCCCTTCTCACCCGGCGGATGGGCAAGACGCGGGTCATCGCGGAGACCGGCGCCGGTCAGCACGGCGTCGCCACCGCCACCGCCTGCGCCCTCTTCGGGCTCGACTGCACCATCTACATGGGCGAGGTCGACACCCGGCGTCAGGCCCTCAACGTCGCCCGGATGCGGATGCTCGGCGCCGAGGTCGTGGCCGTGAAGTCCGGCTCCCGCACCCTCAAGGACGCCATCAACGAGGCGTTCCGCGACTGGGTCGCCAATGTCGACCGCACCCACTACCTCTTCGGCACCGTGGCAGGGCCCCACCCCTTCCCGGCCATGGTGCGCGACTTCCACCGGGTGATCGGGGTGGAGGCGCGGCGCCAGCTGCTGGAGCGCGCCGGCCGGCTGCCCGACGCCGCCGTCGCCTGTGTGGGCGGCGGCTCCAACGCCATCGGGCTCTTCCACGCCTTCATTCCCGACGCGTCCGTCCGCCTCATCGGCTGCGAGCCGGCCGGTCACGGCATCGAGACCGGCGAGCACGCCGCCACCCTCACCGCGGGCGAGCCGGGCATCCTGCACGGCTCCCGGTCCTATGTCCTCCAGGACGAGGAGGGGCAGATCACCGAGCCGTACTCGATCTCCGCGGGCCTCGACTACCCGGGGATCGGCCCCGAGCACGCCTACCTCAAGGACAGCGGCCGCGGCGAGTACCGGGCCGTCACCGACGACGCGGCCATGGCGGCCCTGCGCCTGCTGTCCCGCACCGAGGGGATCATCCCGGCCATCGAGAGCGCCCATGCGCTCGCCGGAGCCCTGGAGGTCGGCCGGGAGCTGGGTGAGGACGGGCTGATCGTGGTCAACCTCTCCGGGCGCGGCGACAAGGACATGGACACGGCCGCCCGGTACTTCGGCCTCTACGACACCGACGCGGCCGTCGCCGCGGACGCCGACAGCGACACCGCCGAGATCGAGGGGGACGCCAAGTGA